The following nucleotide sequence is from Vitis vinifera cultivar Pinot Noir 40024 chromosome 14, ASM3070453v1.
AAAAAGAGCTGTTGTGGCCACAAAAACCAGAAGCCATCACGCCAGAACCAGCAACCCACGGACAGAAGATGAAGTGcaataaatttaaagagaaaaggTTTCCAATACAAGAGAACGAAAAACCTATTTAACATAATTgttcataagaaataaaaattatagtttcaaaaacactttttaaactaAAAGCGTTTTTTAGAATCACCCTCAAATCGATTCTTACATCCttccttataattttttattcacgaGAATTACTAATAAATATGATCTAGACaagtaaattaataaaaaaaatgcatatataaaaaaaaacaccacatTGAATGATGGACCTCAgtcataacttaaaaaaaaatgacaaatatttatttttaacatatggGATTTGTGAACACTCACTCCAAAAAGAGCACAAGATTTAGCTTAGCTTTGAGTAAGTTTTACGCTCATATTGATTATATTATCGTTGTTGTGATCAAAGAAGTAATACCAAATATGCCTCTAAAACTATTGGAAACAATCTGAGTTGTAATCATACATACCTATAAAGAACTCAAACATGACAACGGTATGATGATACGATATGATGACAATATTACAATTATTATTGATCAAAAGGAAACCCAAAAGGAACTCAAATTTTTTATGCACTCGCCTGGGAATTGAGAcagttaaattttattaaaatagtcTCCTTAGCCCCTAAGGtattataaaaagaaagagaCGATATAATTATAGTAAGTGAATGAAATAGATTAATTAGTAGATTGTGTATCGGCATATacctttaatttaatatttaatagaattcataaataaaaaaggaaaaaagagcttattgattatattaaaattagcAGCACCAACGATTATCTGACCACCAAAGAAAACagaacagaaaagaaaagaaaagaaaagaaaaaagttgacaataataataataataataaaaataaaataaataaataataaaacaacttaGTCATGTGTCACTACTTTACAAAGCACTTTTTGGTGCATAAATGCAACAAAATAGATGTAATGAGTATATGCACACACAAGTATGAGCAGTCATGCTTCTGGGCGGCTAAGGCCTTCCACCTTCATCCTTAATCAAACTAGGAAATAGGGCATACATATCACATCATAGGATCAGTTTGGTGTTTTTGAGTGTTTGATAAGCCAATCAATTACAAGGTCTATGTTCACGGAATCCTTGCACGAGATCATGTAGCAACCCACCTCTCTACCTGTGATTGACTTGAGATCTCTGAAAACCACCaccaaggaggaaaaaaaatatgtcaaaacacaaaatataaaaaaaggtttGCCATCGAGGCAAATAGTAtatcaaaaatgattttattgaaaactcGTCTGGTTCTGAACTCACAGTTGACCCACCAACGATTGCTCCGAAAGAGCTTCCGACCTGTCAATTTTGTTGCCAACAACAAGTAAAGGAATTCCAGTCAAGGATGGTTTTGTCAAGAGGCTGTGTAGCTCACTTCGAGATATAGGAACACTGTCTCTATCAGCAGCATCAACTACATACCTGCCTTTGCATCCGTCAAAAATAGGAGGAAAAAAATTGGTGAGTCAACTTGAAGACAGCAGTGTATCCAACATGGAGGCATGTGTTAGGCCCTCCTGAATACCCATATCAGATTGATTCTAATGCTCCTCCTACCAGTAGGAGGAGAAGAACAGAGAAACTTTGGAATCTTACAACTAAATGGAATGGCATGGTTGCTGtaagatttcaaattttatcttcTTCATCTACTTAGCAACCAAACAATACATGAAATATCccgttagagagagaaaaaaaagcaaacaaaaagaaaagaaaaaaacaaactagATCCTTGTTCCAATTATGGTCTCATTTGTTTTAGCATGAAAATAGAATCACACAAAGGAGTACATCAAATGCTGCCTGTGAAGTGCTTATCATTAGCATTGTAATGATAGTATCcccttctcttt
It contains:
- the LOC100244974 gene encoding ADP-ribosylation factor-like protein 8c; the protein is MGLWDSIFDWLRSLFYKQEMELSLIGLQNAGKTSLLNAIATGGYSEDMIPTVGFNMRKVTKGNVIIKVWDLGGQQRFRTMWERYCRGVSAILYVVDAADRDSVPISRSELHSLLTKPSLTGIPLLVVGNKIDRSEALSEQSLVGQLDLKSITGREVGCYMISCKDSVNIDLVIDWLIKHSKTPN